The following are from one region of the Anaeropeptidivorans aminofermentans genome:
- the argJ gene encoding bifunctional ornithine acetyltransferase/N-acetylglutamate synthase: protein MNIISGGLCAAKGFKAGSTLCGIKESQTKEDLAIILSDCPCTAAATYTLNQVKAAPLYVTMEHLKDGTARAIVVNSGNANACAPEGMENALRQAKAAADFLGIDENQVLVASTGVIGQRLNIECIEENIGNINLTYDGSEAASIAIMTTDTHPKTAAVEFMIGGKICRMGGIAKGSGMIHPNMGTMLSFITTDCAITQEMLQEALSESVKRSYNRVTVDGDTSTNDMCVVLANGTAENRIIEQKNEDYNAFYNALHEVNISLARQIAADGEGATKLITCIVRGAGSEEAAEALAKSVCGSSLVKAAIFGADANWGRVLCAMGYANASFNPASVRISFSSGAGNLMVCDQGHGVDFDEALAKKILLEKEITVEIDLWEGNSAAACWGCDLTYDYVKINGDYRT from the coding sequence ATGAATATTATTTCCGGCGGCTTATGTGCTGCAAAGGGTTTTAAAGCAGGCTCTACCCTTTGCGGCATAAAAGAAAGCCAAACAAAAGAGGATCTTGCCATAATCCTATCGGATTGCCCGTGTACAGCAGCGGCAACGTATACCCTGAATCAAGTGAAAGCCGCTCCCCTCTATGTTACAATGGAGCACCTTAAAGACGGTACTGCCAGAGCAATTGTCGTCAATTCGGGCAATGCCAATGCCTGTGCACCGGAAGGTATGGAAAATGCCCTCCGGCAGGCAAAAGCGGCCGCTGATTTTTTAGGCATTGATGAAAATCAGGTTCTCGTAGCCTCTACCGGGGTAATCGGCCAGCGATTAAATATAGAATGCATTGAAGAAAACATCGGCAATATAAATTTGACCTATGACGGCTCCGAGGCGGCAAGTATTGCCATTATGACTACGGATACACACCCAAAAACGGCGGCAGTTGAGTTTATGATAGGCGGTAAAATCTGCCGAATGGGGGGTATTGCCAAAGGCAGCGGCATGATTCACCCAAACATGGGTACAATGCTTTCTTTTATTACTACCGACTGTGCCATTACACAGGAAATGCTGCAGGAAGCCCTTTCGGAAAGCGTAAAACGCAGCTATAACCGTGTGACCGTTGACGGAGACACTTCCACCAACGATATGTGTGTTGTACTGGCAAACGGTACGGCTGAAAATAGAATCATTGAACAAAAGAACGAGGATTACAATGCCTTCTATAATGCGCTCCATGAGGTAAATATCAGCTTGGCCCGCCAAATTGCGGCAGACGGCGAAGGCGCTACCAAGCTTATTACCTGCATCGTTCGAGGCGCCGGCAGTGAAGAAGCAGCCGAGGCTTTGGCAAAGTCTGTTTGCGGTTCAAGCTTAGTTAAGGCGGCTATCTTTGGCGCAGATGCAAACTGGGGCCGTGTACTGTGTGCAATGGGCTATGCCAATGCCTCATTTAACCCTGCATCGGTTCGTATTAGCTTTTCATCAGGCGCAGGAAATCTCATGGTTTGTGACCAAGGGCACGGTGTGGATTTCGACGAAGCCCTTGCCAAGAAAATTCTTTTAGAAAAAGAAATTACAGTTGAAATTGACCTTTGGGAAGGTAATTCTGCGGCCGCCTGCTGGGGTTGTGATTTAACTTATGATTATGTAAAGATTAACGGCGATTACAGAACCTAA
- the argB gene encoding acetylglutamate kinase → MIFDAEAKANILVEALPYIQEYYGRTVVIKYGGNAMINKNLKDAVIHDIVLLNLVGIKVVVVHGGGPEISDMLKKIGKKSYFVNGLRYTDRETMDIVQMILCGKVNKDLVTLLEKAGGKGIGLGGMDGGLFQAKRLTDEKGTDYGYVGDIVEVNPQPVIDMLKNGYIPVVSSVACGIDDETNYNINADTAAAKLAIALGAKKLILLTDVCGLLRDPKDESTLIHRLRVSEVPALIKEGIILGGMIPKVDCCVEAVRKGVERANIQDGRVPHSILIELLSKDGVGTMFA, encoded by the coding sequence ATGATTTTTGATGCGGAAGCCAAAGCAAATATATTGGTAGAAGCCCTGCCCTATATTCAGGAATATTACGGCCGGACGGTTGTAATAAAATACGGCGGCAATGCCATGATTAATAAAAATTTAAAAGATGCAGTCATTCATGATATTGTGCTTTTAAATTTAGTCGGGATAAAAGTGGTGGTAGTCCACGGCGGCGGTCCGGAAATCTCCGACATGCTTAAGAAAATAGGAAAAAAGTCCTATTTTGTCAACGGCCTGCGGTATACAGACCGGGAAACCATGGATATTGTTCAGATGATTCTCTGCGGTAAGGTCAATAAAGACCTTGTCACTCTTTTGGAGAAAGCCGGAGGCAAGGGGATCGGCCTTGGGGGTATGGACGGCGGCTTATTTCAGGCCAAGCGCCTAACCGACGAAAAAGGAACCGACTACGGCTATGTTGGTGATATTGTGGAAGTAAACCCCCAGCCGGTGATTGATATGCTTAAAAACGGATATATCCCCGTCGTATCCAGTGTTGCCTGCGGCATCGATGATGAAACCAATTATAATATCAACGCCGATACTGCGGCGGCAAAATTAGCAATCGCCCTCGGAGCAAAAAAACTGATTCTGCTGACAGATGTCTGCGGCCTCCTCCGTGACCCTAAGGATGAAAGCACTTTGATTCACAGACTTAGAGTATCGGAGGTGCCCGCCTTAATTAAAGAGGGCATTATCTTAGGCGGTATGATTCCAAAGGTGGATTGCTGTGTGGAAGCCGTGCGAAAAGGCGTTGAACGGGCAAATATTCAAGATGGACGTGTACCTCATTCAATTTTAATTGAGCTGTTAAGTAAAGACGGTGTCGGTACAATGTTTGCATAA
- the argF gene encoding ornithine carbamoyltransferase: protein MKHLLKLLDLSTEEIIGILDMADQLKYEKKNNISHRLLEGKSIGLIFQKSSTRTRVSFETGTFQLGAQSLFLSARDLQIGRGEPIQDTARVLSRYLDGIMIRTFSQKEVEDLAKFGSVPVINGLTDFAHPCQVLADLMTIREKYALLEGLKMCYIGDGNNMANSLIVGGLKTGMKVSVATPVDYRPDPQVMAFAEKSPNFFITDDPMTAAANADIIITDTWASMGMEEDKEARIKAFAGYQVNDALMAAAKPGAMVQHCLPAYRGQEITEEIFEAHADEIFEEAENRLHAQKAVMVTLMKAYS from the coding sequence ATGAAACATTTACTCAAGCTGCTGGATCTCAGCACCGAAGAGATTATCGGCATTCTGGATATGGCAGATCAGCTCAAGTATGAGAAGAAAAACAATATTTCACACCGCCTGTTGGAGGGGAAGTCCATCGGGCTTATTTTTCAAAAATCCTCAACCCGCACCCGTGTATCCTTTGAAACAGGGACATTTCAGCTTGGCGCCCAGTCTCTCTTTCTATCTGCCCGTGATTTACAGATTGGCCGCGGGGAACCTATACAGGATACGGCCCGGGTATTATCCCGCTATCTGGACGGCATTATGATTCGTACCTTTTCCCAAAAAGAGGTAGAGGACCTTGCAAAGTTTGGCTCGGTACCGGTAATTAACGGCTTGACAGACTTTGCCCACCCCTGTCAGGTGCTTGCCGATCTTATGACAATCCGAGAAAAATATGCTTTGCTTGAGGGGCTGAAAATGTGTTATATCGGAGACGGCAATAATATGGCAAACTCCTTGATTGTCGGCGGCCTTAAAACAGGTATGAAAGTCTCTGTTGCGACACCTGTAGACTATCGCCCTGATCCCCAGGTGATGGCGTTTGCTGAAAAAAGCCCCAATTTCTTCATTACAGATGACCCTATGACAGCGGCAGCAAATGCCGACATTATTATCACAGATACTTGGGCATCTATGGGCATGGAAGAGGATAAGGAAGCCCGCATAAAGGCTTTTGCAGGCTATCAGGTAAACGATGCTTTGATGGCGGCGGCAAAACCCGGCGCAATGGTACAGCACTGCCTTCCTGCTTATCGCGGGCAGGAAATTACAGAGGAAATTTTCGAAGCCCATGCTGATGAAATTTTTGAAGAGGCTGAAAACCGCCTCCATGCTCAGAAAGCAGTTATGGTTACACTGATGAAGGCGTATTCATAA
- a CDS encoding aspartate aminotransferase family protein → MTYQELKAREQQYVMNTYGRFAIALSHGEASKLWDIEGKRYIDLSSGIGVCSVGYNNKKLVDAIAEQTQKLMHTSNLFTTAPMVQTAKTLVEATGMGKVFFANSGAESNEGAIKLARKYSYDKYGKGRSKIITLKNSFHGRTITTISATGQDKFHDYFFPFTEGFDFAEPGDINDMKAKADAAACGIMIELIQGEGGVLPMDQTFVKEAETLCREKDLLLIIDEVQTGIGRTGSLFCFQQYGIQPDIVTTAKGLGGGLPIGAVIAAKSCCDILGPGTHATTFGGTPTVCAAANAVLDIVNQPEFLEEVIHKGEYLTKGILSLNSDKIESVRGMGLMIGIFVNPEERADLVAACLEKGLLVLTAGTETIRLLPPLTISYEEIDEALSIMKTIF, encoded by the coding sequence ATGACTTATCAAGAACTTAAGGCCCGGGAACAGCAATACGTCATGAACACCTACGGCCGCTTTGCCATTGCCCTTTCTCACGGCGAAGCATCTAAGCTTTGGGACATTGAAGGCAAAAGATATATTGATCTTAGCTCGGGCATCGGCGTATGCAGTGTGGGCTACAATAACAAAAAGCTCGTTGACGCCATTGCAGAGCAGACACAGAAGCTAATGCACACTTCAAATTTATTTACAACTGCCCCTATGGTGCAAACTGCCAAAACATTAGTGGAAGCTACCGGTATGGGCAAGGTTTTCTTTGCCAACTCCGGTGCAGAGTCTAATGAGGGCGCAATCAAGCTTGCAAGAAAATATTCTTATGATAAATACGGCAAAGGCCGGAGCAAAATCATAACACTGAAAAACTCCTTCCACGGCCGTACCATAACAACCATCAGCGCAACAGGGCAGGATAAATTCCATGATTATTTCTTTCCCTTTACCGAGGGCTTTGATTTTGCCGAACCAGGCGACATCAATGATATGAAGGCTAAAGCGGATGCTGCCGCCTGCGGGATTATGATAGAGCTGATTCAGGGCGAAGGCGGTGTTTTGCCTATGGATCAGACATTTGTCAAGGAAGCGGAAACTCTGTGCCGTGAAAAGGACTTGCTGCTCATTATTGATGAAGTTCAGACCGGCATCGGACGCACCGGCTCTTTATTCTGCTTCCAGCAATACGGCATTCAGCCTGATATCGTAACGACCGCAAAAGGCTTAGGGGGCGGCCTGCCTATTGGCGCAGTAATCGCCGCTAAAAGCTGCTGTGATATACTTGGCCCGGGAACCCATGCTACAACTTTCGGCGGCACGCCAACCGTATGTGCCGCGGCAAATGCCGTTTTAGATATTGTAAATCAGCCGGAATTTTTAGAAGAAGTAATACATAAAGGAGAATATTTGACAAAGGGCATTCTTTCGCTTAATTCTGATAAAATCGAAAGCGTCCGGGGTATGGGGCTTATGATCGGCATTTTTGTTAACCCCGAGGAGCGTGCTGATTTAGTTGCCGCTTGTTTAGAAAAGGGCCTCCTTGTACTTACTGCCGGCACTGAAACCATCAGGCTTCTGCCTCCTCTAACCATTTCTTATGAAGAAATAGATGAAGCTCTTTCAATTATGAAAACTATATTTTAA
- a CDS encoding ABC transporter substrate-binding protein yields the protein MCFALAGCTSAQRNSTDIKSSDGDIAKDAEEKVVTLAESWDFASGIAPALNPSVSPNYGSIYWSRNFYNTLVSYNDKGEIVGELAEDWEITDDGKRYTFHLREGVKFSDGTDLTAEAVKVSFEAAVFNLGMYNGSYGMLSALFDSIEVVDKHTVVINLIQPYYNTLNDLTMSCPLAIANPVAFEGAEDLTYGAPFQTASFGTGPYMYTGDFTNNTYTFIRNPYYWGEAPEADAFKVKVIEDNDAKLLALRNGEIDGILGSSRISFDGYSELSSDASFNTGMNERASLTRYLGMNVTTAPFDDIRVRQAVAYAIDQSALEASVFNGLETAAETLFPKSAPYCDVELTTYATDFDKAKELLKQAGWADSNGDGIVEKDGIPFEVDLNYMTSLASIDNAALAIAGQLAQIGIKVNVISGDMMTYYAAMSTSPLLLANTYGGAFDPSAVVTNMNPAVSTDPLSMQYVNFFEEGILDELNATADMNRVQEIYKHVLTTIADQALLVPLTRSHEVGIWSSTAVAGYDFYIDPSYTVISQIHIK from the coding sequence ATGTGCTTTGCGCTTGCTGGCTGCACTTCGGCCCAAAGAAATAGTACAGATATCAAAAGTTCGGACGGAGACATTGCAAAAGATGCTGAAGAAAAAGTTGTGACACTTGCCGAAAGCTGGGATTTTGCTTCCGGTATTGCACCTGCTCTCAATCCAAGCGTTTCTCCAAACTATGGTTCTATCTACTGGAGCCGAAATTTCTACAATACGCTGGTCAGCTATAATGATAAGGGAGAAATTGTAGGAGAACTGGCTGAGGATTGGGAAATAACCGACGATGGAAAGCGTTATACCTTTCACCTGCGTGAGGGTGTTAAGTTTTCAGACGGCACGGATTTGACGGCGGAGGCCGTGAAAGTATCCTTTGAGGCCGCCGTATTTAATCTTGGCATGTACAACGGTTCTTACGGTATGCTTTCCGCTTTATTCGATAGCATCGAGGTTGTGGACAAGCATACGGTAGTCATTAACCTCATTCAGCCTTATTACAATACACTTAACGACTTAACTATGAGCTGTCCTCTGGCAATTGCGAATCCCGTGGCCTTTGAGGGCGCTGAGGACTTGACCTATGGTGCACCCTTCCAAACCGCATCTTTCGGTACGGGGCCGTATATGTACACTGGTGATTTTACGAATAATACTTATACGTTTATTCGCAATCCTTATTATTGGGGTGAAGCGCCTGAAGCGGATGCCTTTAAAGTTAAAGTGATTGAAGATAATGATGCAAAGCTTCTTGCCCTGCGAAATGGTGAAATTGATGGGATTCTTGGCTCCAGCCGTATTAGTTTTGACGGTTACAGCGAGCTTTCCTCAGATGCTTCTTTTAATACTGGCATGAATGAACGGGCCAGTCTGACGCGCTATCTGGGTATGAACGTTACGACTGCTCCTTTTGATGATATTCGGGTGCGCCAGGCAGTTGCTTATGCCATTGATCAGTCTGCATTGGAAGCGTCCGTTTTCAATGGTCTTGAGACGGCAGCTGAAACGTTATTTCCGAAAAGCGCACCTTACTGCGATGTGGAGCTGACCACATATGCAACCGACTTTGATAAAGCCAAAGAGCTGCTTAAGCAGGCAGGGTGGGCCGATTCAAACGGCGATGGAATTGTAGAGAAGGACGGAATACCTTTTGAAGTAGACCTTAACTACATGACCAGCCTTGCAAGTATTGATAATGCTGCGCTAGCCATTGCAGGACAGCTTGCACAAATTGGCATCAAGGTTAATGTTATATCCGGTGATATGATGACTTATTATGCGGCGATGTCTACCAGCCCTCTGCTGCTTGCCAACACCTATGGCGGCGCTTTTGATCCCAGTGCTGTTGTGACCAATATGAATCCGGCTGTCAGCACAGACCCTCTATCTATGCAATACGTAAATTTCTTTGAAGAGGGTATCCTTGACGAACTTAATGCCACAGCCGATATGAACAGAGTACAGGAAATCTATAAACATGTTTTGACGACCATAGCAGATCAGGCTCTTCTGGTACCCTTAACCCGTTCCCATGAAGTAGGTATCTGGAGCAGCACGGCAGTTGCTGGCTATGATTTTTATATTGACCCCAGCTATACTGTTATATCCCAAATACATATAAAGTAA
- the argH gene encoding argininosuccinate lyase: MAKLWAGRFQKEIDLVVNDFNSSIRFDCRLYKEDIAGSIAHANMLGKQGIIEGHEAEKIVEGLKAILSDIEGGKIEFSPDYEDIHMNIEQLLTERIGDTGKRLHTGRSRNDQVALDMRLYVKKEINEIISLILKFMTALCKKSRENLETVMPGYTHLQRAQPTTFAHYMMAYANMLKRDVSRLTDCLKRMDDMPLGSGALASTTYPIDRDFVREQLGFQRLTDNSLDGVSDRDYCVELCSDLSILMMHLSRLSEEIISWCSWEFKFIELDDAYSTGSSIMPQKKNPDVCELIRGKTGRVYGSLTTMLSMLKGLPLAYNKDMQEDKEAVFDAIDTVKQCLEVFIPMFSTISLCKDNMRKAAAKGFLNATDCADYLTKKGMPFRDAYKIVGSLVNECIKSDKTLESLTLEDFRAISESFGPDIYDALDLNTCVQERKVLGGPAPKEVERQINVIEAFIKSEVESHDEA, translated from the coding sequence ATGGCAAAATTATGGGCCGGACGCTTTCAAAAGGAAATTGATCTGGTAGTAAACGATTTTAATTCTTCGATTCGCTTTGACTGTCGTTTATATAAAGAAGATATCGCCGGTTCAATCGCCCATGCAAATATGCTCGGTAAACAGGGCATTATCGAGGGGCATGAGGCAGAGAAAATCGTTGAAGGTCTTAAGGCAATCCTATCTGATATTGAAGGGGGTAAAATTGAGTTTTCCCCGGATTATGAAGATATCCATATGAATATTGAACAGCTGCTGACTGAGCGCATTGGAGATACAGGCAAACGCTTACATACGGGCCGCAGCAGAAATGACCAGGTTGCACTGGATATGCGTTTATACGTTAAGAAGGAAATTAATGAAATCATCAGCCTGATTCTTAAATTTATGACGGCTCTTTGTAAAAAGTCTCGTGAGAACCTGGAAACGGTAATGCCCGGCTATACCCATCTGCAGCGTGCCCAGCCAACAACATTTGCACACTATATGATGGCTTACGCTAATATGCTTAAACGTGACGTAAGCCGTCTTACGGATTGTCTCAAGCGTATGGATGATATGCCTCTTGGCTCCGGTGCACTGGCTTCTACCACCTATCCCATTGACCGTGATTTTGTACGGGAACAGCTGGGTTTTCAGCGTTTAACCGACAACTCACTGGACGGGGTTTCTGACCGCGATTACTGTGTAGAGCTGTGTTCGGATTTATCCATTCTCATGATGCATCTTTCCCGACTGTCTGAAGAAATTATTTCCTGGTGCTCCTGGGAGTTTAAATTTATTGAGCTGGACGATGCCTACTCCACCGGCTCGTCGATTATGCCCCAGAAGAAAAACCCCGATGTATGTGAGCTTATCCGTGGTAAAACCGGCCGTGTTTATGGTTCCCTTACCACAATGCTAAGTATGCTGAAAGGTCTCCCTCTTGCGTATAACAAGGATATGCAGGAGGATAAGGAAGCTGTTTTCGACGCCATCGACACTGTTAAACAGTGCCTTGAAGTGTTTATTCCCATGTTCTCAACCATTTCGCTTTGTAAAGATAATATGCGTAAGGCGGCGGCCAAGGGCTTCCTTAATGCAACAGACTGTGCCGATTATCTGACGAAAAAGGGCATGCCCTTCCGAGATGCTTATAAAATCGTCGGAAGTCTTGTAAATGAATGCATCAAGTCGGATAAAACACTGGAAAGCTTAACCCTTGAGGATTTTAGGGCAATTTCTGAATCCTTTGGTCCTGATATATATGATGCGCTGGATTTAAACACCTGTGTTCAAGAGCGCAAAGTGCTTGGCGGGCCGGCGCCTAAAGAAGTAGAGCGTCAGATTAATGTCATTGAAGCTTTTATCAAAAGCGAGGTGGAGTCTCATGATGAAGCCTAA
- the argC gene encoding N-acetyl-gamma-glutamyl-phosphate reductase, whose translation MMKPKIYIDGKEGTTGLQIYERLGKRSDLTLLCIEEAKRKDRVKRSELINSADIVFLCLPDEAAIEAVSMIENPNIRVIDASTAHRTAAGWDFGFPELSPKHREAIANSNRVANPGCHASGFIAAVYPLIQDGIISIDFPFTCYSLTGYSGGGKKLIEEYEDENRDLRHESHRIYSLGLNHKHLPEMQYICGLSAPPLFVPILGDFYKGMATTVMLPGYSAGRIHEALAKRYANESLVTVAPLGGAEPVIYASAKAGKDSLELIVSGHGDQTIVTALFDNLGKGASGAAVQNMNIMLGLDEAAGLNI comes from the coding sequence ATGATGAAGCCTAAAATTTACATAGACGGAAAGGAAGGCACAACCGGTCTTCAAATTTATGAAAGACTGGGTAAGCGTTCTGATTTAACGCTTTTATGCATCGAAGAGGCTAAACGAAAGGACAGGGTAAAGCGTTCCGAACTGATTAATTCGGCGGATATTGTTTTCTTATGCTTGCCTGATGAAGCAGCTATTGAGGCTGTCTCTATGATTGAAAACCCAAACATCCGTGTCATTGATGCATCTACGGCTCATAGAACGGCGGCAGGCTGGGATTTCGGCTTTCCCGAGCTTTCCCCAAAGCATCGTGAGGCAATTGCTAATTCCAATCGTGTAGCGAATCCTGGCTGCCATGCCTCAGGCTTCATTGCGGCGGTTTATCCCCTTATACAAGATGGTATTATCTCTATTGATTTTCCTTTCACCTGTTATTCCCTGACGGGGTATTCCGGCGGCGGTAAGAAGCTAATCGAAGAATACGAAGACGAAAACCGCGATTTGCGGCATGAATCCCACCGTATTTACAGCTTGGGGCTTAATCATAAGCACCTGCCGGAAATGCAGTATATCTGCGGACTTTCTGCTCCGCCTCTTTTTGTACCTATTCTTGGCGATTTCTATAAAGGCATGGCAACCACTGTAATGCTTCCTGGCTATAGTGCAGGGCGTATTCACGAAGCACTTGCAAAGCGCTATGCAAATGAAAGCCTGGTTACAGTCGCCCCCTTGGGCGGAGCCGAGCCTGTAATTTATGCAAGCGCTAAGGCCGGCAAGGATTCCTTGGAGCTGATTGTTTCCGGCCATGGGGACCAAACTATCGTTACGGCACTCTTTGATAACCTTGGCAAGGGGGCTTCCGGCGCAGCAGTACAAAATATGAATATTATGCTTGGTTTGGATGAGGCCGCAGGGTTAAACATATAA
- the aroF gene encoding 3-deoxy-7-phosphoheptulonate synthase codes for MIIILKPKANEEKVRDLIKRLERMELSINYSEGATTTVIGLIGDTSAIDMEILRAHEIVADVKRITEPYKAANRKFHPDDTIIEVAGHKIGQGYFNVFAGPCSVESEEQIIAVAEAVKKSGAGFLRGGAFKPRTSPYSFQGLKEDGLKLLLKAKKATGMPIITEIMSELHLALFEDVDLIQVGARNMQNFTLLKELGRTRKPIFLKRGLSSTMEEFFMSAEYIMAEGNRNVILCERGIRTFEPSIRNNLDISAIPIVKRFSHLPIVIDPSHAAGTAWMVEPLSKAAIAAGADGLMIEVHNNPKEALSDGAQSLDFDEFSHVMEIIKERIAFEGKVMG; via the coding sequence ATGATTATTATTTTAAAGCCAAAGGCCAATGAGGAAAAAGTAAGGGATCTTATAAAACGTTTAGAGCGTATGGAGCTAAGTATCAATTACTCAGAGGGCGCTACCACAACGGTTATAGGGTTAATTGGCGATACTTCCGCAATAGATATGGAAATACTTCGGGCGCATGAAATTGTTGCTGATGTAAAGCGAATTACAGAGCCTTATAAAGCAGCAAATCGTAAGTTTCATCCCGATGATACCATAATAGAAGTTGCAGGCCATAAAATCGGTCAGGGATACTTTAACGTATTTGCCGGCCCATGTTCAGTGGAAAGCGAGGAGCAGATCATTGCAGTGGCCGAGGCAGTTAAAAAAAGCGGTGCAGGATTTTTACGGGGCGGCGCATTTAAACCCCGTACATCGCCGTATTCATTTCAGGGCCTGAAAGAAGACGGCTTGAAATTGCTCTTAAAGGCAAAGAAAGCCACGGGCATGCCCATTATTACAGAGATTATGAGTGAACTACATTTGGCGTTATTTGAGGATGTAGACCTTATTCAGGTAGGTGCCAGAAACATGCAAAATTTCACTTTGCTTAAGGAATTGGGACGTACCCGGAAGCCTATTTTTCTGAAAAGAGGATTATCCAGTACCATGGAAGAGTTTTTTATGTCGGCAGAATATATCATGGCGGAAGGCAACCGGAACGTAATTTTATGTGAGCGGGGAATCAGAACTTTTGAACCAAGCATTCGCAATAATTTAGATATATCTGCAATTCCCATTGTAAAACGTTTTTCACATCTGCCAATTGTCATTGATCCGTCTCATGCCGCAGGAACTGCATGGATGGTTGAGCCTTTATCGAAAGCCGCCATTGCGGCAGGGGCCGATGGATTAATGATTGAGGTTCATAATAATCCGAAGGAAGCCTTAAGTGACGGGGCACAATCTCTGGATTTCGATGAATTCAGCCATGTAATGGAAATAATAAAAGAACGCATAGCGTTTGAAGGAAAAGTTATGGGGTAA
- a CDS encoding SPL family radical SAM protein: MYPDKIFYEPAVLHYELGTKLREKFNTVPWIPIESHNNIEQLRKNENNQFAKMKQHLIIGVRKSLKYTPNHKVSDFLVPYTSSGCSAMCLYCYLVCNYNKCAYLRLFVNREQMMAKLVKTAGASHKDIVFEIGSNSDLILENTITQNLEWTIEEFAKKEKGFLTFPTKFDMVEPLTSLNHKGRIIIRMSVNPQEIIRKIEFGTSPLSKRIDAINQMSAAGYKVGLLIAPVIMVENWKALYKELIEQLADQLSEKTRKQLIIEIIFMTYSYVHRAINQDAFPNAVNLFDDKLMTGRGRGKYWYRQDIRTEGEEFLRKELSQKLSDVPILYVI, from the coding sequence ATGTATCCTGATAAAATATTTTATGAACCTGCCGTGCTTCATTACGAGCTTGGCACGAAGCTTAGGGAAAAATTTAATACGGTCCCATGGATTCCAATTGAAAGCCATAATAATATAGAACAGCTGCGTAAAAATGAGAATAATCAATTTGCTAAAATGAAACAGCACTTAATTATCGGTGTAAGAAAGTCTCTGAAATATACGCCGAATCACAAAGTATCTGATTTTCTCGTCCCCTATACCTCGTCCGGCTGCAGCGCCATGTGCCTTTATTGCTATTTAGTATGCAATTATAATAAATGTGCCTATCTCCGGCTTTTTGTCAACCGGGAGCAGATGATGGCAAAGCTTGTAAAAACCGCTGGGGCCTCCCATAAAGATATTGTTTTCGAAATAGGCAGCAACAGCGATTTGATACTGGAAAATACGATTACACAAAACCTTGAATGGACCATTGAAGAATTTGCAAAAAAGGAGAAAGGCTTTCTCACTTTCCCGACCAAATTTGATATGGTAGAACCCTTGACATCTTTAAATCACAAAGGAAGAATCATTATACGCATGAGTGTAAATCCTCAAGAAATAATACGTAAAATTGAATTCGGAACATCTCCTTTATCAAAAAGAATTGATGCCATTAACCAAATGAGCGCCGCAGGGTACAAAGTCGGTTTATTGATTGCCCCTGTTATTATGGTAGAAAACTGGAAAGCGCTTTATAAAGAGTTGATTGAGCAATTGGCGGACCAGCTTTCTGAAAAAACGAGAAAACAGCTTATTATTGAAATTATTTTTATGACATATAGTTATGTTCACCGTGCTATTAATCAAGATGCCTTTCCCAATGCAGTAAATTTGTTTGATGATAAGCTCATGACAGGAAGAGGAAGAGGAAAATACTGGTATCGCCAAGATATTCGAACTGAAGGAGAAGAATTTTTACGTAAAGAGCTTTCACAGAAATTAAGTGATGTACCAATTCTCTATGTAATTTAA